The Kineothrix sp. MB12-C1 genome includes a window with the following:
- a CDS encoding GH25 family lysozyme, which produces MKKKCGRSGDSVTNSRLVIDELDLIDFDIPDKENFRNIKELDGAIKPSVTSNKKQSGKKTSSKKKSTAGKNTSAKNDISLKKSAVIKKSSGKARKISRDRRRNERKSGLWYKIKHMETMDRVITAGGALIMVFAIVTCSMYANAKVLHSQVTSFQEVGTGMEGIAIIGESGLLAVADAHAARTAVQEEVAAAVMEYEEKELEEAGAVEVKMQLSSMQKDLKIKFINEKTGKLVASVPFEVKITDAKKKTYTLKDEDKDGVIYQTDMAPGNCMVSMENIEAATGYSFSTQGIEVAIKDKIEYKKVDVSDEVKKESDVNVAIEDTKIQETVIESALTDTVAWVESTKTAADGSSDNTGYEEVSKDKITDPMTLVKATGFMRFAAVNGEPQTENQEAGTDAATDTTIDTTTDTTADTTTDSGTNPPVEIKVSLDKASLALKTGETAVVTATTDPSGNTVEWGSSNADIVSVSGGTVTALKVGTADITAKTATGHMATCTVTVTEKEKPSITISAASGKVLTGKTLTLSVEVKNVSDTSVTWSSDHDAVAVVASDGTVTGISEGTATVKAVSNADNSVMATCNITVRNNPENDKSTKLKDNDGNQLFIKDSEGNYKEAVYSDYFTAGKFYKQVKATENKEYKYTGWQTIDGKTYYFDANGNKVTGEQVIQGAKYNFGSDGVLAASSGNMGIDVSKWNGNIDWNAVKNSGVSYVIIRCGYRGSTTGALIEDPKFRSNIQGATAAGLKVGVYFFTQAVNEVEAVEEASMVLNLISGYKIAYPVFLDVEPSGGRADGINRDMRTAVCKAFAQTIQNSGYTAGIYANKTWFTSYINTASLTNYKIWLAQYAAAPSYTATKYDLWQYSSTGSVAGISGKVDLNISYLGY; this is translated from the coding sequence ATGAAGAAGAAATGCGGTAGAAGTGGTGATTCTGTCACGAATAGCAGACTTGTAATCGATGAATTGGATTTGATAGATTTTGATATACCTGATAAGGAAAATTTCAGAAATATCAAAGAGTTAGACGGAGCTATTAAGCCGTCCGTAACTTCAAATAAAAAACAATCCGGGAAAAAGACTTCGTCAAAGAAGAAATCTACAGCGGGAAAAAATACTTCTGCGAAGAATGATATTTCGCTAAAGAAAAGTGCTGTGATAAAGAAAAGTTCCGGTAAGGCCAGGAAGATATCTCGGGATAGAAGGCGTAACGAAAGAAAGAGCGGGCTTTGGTATAAAATAAAACATATGGAGACGATGGACAGAGTGATCACTGCAGGCGGTGCTTTGATTATGGTATTTGCAATTGTGACTTGTTCGATGTATGCAAATGCGAAGGTGCTTCATAGTCAAGTCACTTCTTTTCAAGAGGTGGGGACTGGCATGGAAGGAATTGCGATAATCGGTGAGAGTGGGCTTCTTGCAGTGGCAGACGCACATGCGGCGAGGACAGCGGTTCAGGAAGAAGTGGCGGCGGCCGTTATGGAGTATGAAGAGAAGGAGCTGGAAGAAGCCGGGGCCGTAGAAGTGAAGATGCAGCTGAGTTCTATGCAGAAAGATTTAAAGATAAAATTTATCAATGAGAAGACCGGGAAGCTGGTAGCGAGCGTTCCTTTCGAAGTGAAGATTACGGATGCGAAGAAGAAAACTTATACCCTCAAAGATGAGGATAAAGATGGTGTTATTTACCAGACGGATATGGCTCCCGGTAATTGTATGGTATCGATGGAAAACATCGAAGCTGCGACAGGCTATTCCTTTTCCACACAGGGAATAGAGGTAGCGATTAAGGATAAGATCGAATATAAAAAGGTGGACGTTTCCGATGAAGTGAAGAAAGAATCGGATGTGAACGTGGCCATTGAGGATACGAAGATACAGGAGACGGTGATAGAGTCTGCGCTTACGGATACTGTTGCATGGGTAGAATCCACCAAGACCGCAGCAGATGGCAGCAGCGACAATACCGGATATGAAGAAGTATCTAAGGATAAGATTACAGATCCTATGACTTTGGTAAAAGCTACTGGATTCATGCGTTTTGCAGCGGTAAATGGGGAACCCCAGACGGAAAACCAGGAGGCAGGAACCGATGCAGCTACGGATACAACAATAGATACAACTACGGATACAACGGCAGATACAACAACGGATTCCGGAACCAATCCCCCGGTTGAGATAAAGGTAAGCTTGGATAAAGCGAGCCTTGCATTGAAGACAGGTGAAACGGCAGTTGTAACAGCGACGACCGATCCTTCCGGAAATACAGTGGAATGGGGAAGCAGTAATGCTGATATAGTTTCCGTGTCCGGAGGGACCGTTACTGCATTAAAGGTTGGGACTGCAGATATTACGGCTAAGACCGCTACCGGTCATATGGCGACCTGTACGGTAACCGTGACGGAGAAGGAGAAGCCATCCATAACAATTAGCGCCGCTTCCGGTAAAGTACTGACCGGTAAAACGCTAACGCTCAGCGTGGAGGTGAAGAATGTAAGTGACACGTCTGTCACATGGTCGTCCGATCATGATGCGGTGGCTGTGGTAGCTTCTGATGGTACGGTAACAGGTATCAGTGAAGGAACGGCAACGGTGAAAGCAGTGAGCAATGCGGACAACTCGGTGATGGCTACTTGCAATATCACAGTGAGAAATAATCCGGAAAATGATAAATCGACTAAATTAAAAGACAATGATGGCAATCAACTATTTATCAAAGATTCCGAAGGAAACTATAAAGAGGCGGTTTATTCCGATTATTTCACAGCGGGGAAATTCTATAAACAGGTAAAAGCTACGGAGAATAAAGAGTATAAATATACCGGTTGGCAGACCATAGATGGAAAGACCTATTATTTCGATGCGAACGGTAATAAAGTGACCGGAGAGCAAGTAATTCAGGGGGCAAAATATAATTTTGGCAGTGATGGAGTGCTTGCGGCTTCTTCTGGAAATATGGGAATTGATGTATCGAAATGGAATGGAAATATCGATTGGAATGCAGTGAAGAACTCCGGTGTATCCTATGTGATTATCCGCTGTGGCTACCGCGGATCTACGACGGGTGCTTTGATCGAGGATCCGAAGTTCCGTTCCAATATCCAGGGGGCGACTGCGGCTGGCCTGAAGGTAGGGGTATATTTCTTCACACAGGCAGTCAATGAAGTGGAGGCAGTGGAAGAGGCTTCTATGGTATTGAATTTAATTAGCGGCTATAAGATAGCGTATCCGGTGTTTTTGGATGTGGAGCCCAGCGGAGGCCGTGCGGATGGAATTAACAGGGATATGAGAACTGCAGTTTGTAAAGCATTCGCTCAGACGATTCAGAACTCCGGATATACGGCAGGAATCTATGCCAATAAGACATGGTTCACATCGTATATCAATACGGCCAGCCTGACAAATTATAAAATATGGTTGGCTCAGTATGCAGCAGCTCCCAGCTATACAGCGACGAAGTATGATCTGTGGCAGTATTCTTCCACAGGGTCTGTAGCAGGCATTAGCGGCAAAGTGGATTTGAACATTAGTTACCTGGGATATTAA
- the rfbB gene encoding dTDP-glucose 4,6-dehydratase, giving the protein MRTYLVTGGAGFIGSNYIHYMFKKYGDGIRIINVDVLTYAGNPENLKEVERRDNYEFVKADICDKDAIAKIFAENDIDRVVHFAAESHVDRSIRNPEVFVQTNVLGTAVMLNCAKNAWELEDGTFKQDKKFLHVSTDEVYGSLEEEGEYFYETTPYDPHSPYSASKAGSDMLVRAYMDTYRFPANITNCSNNYGPYQFPEKLIPLIINNALQGKTLPVYGDGKNVRDWLYVEDHAKAIDMVQEKGRLFETYNVGGHNEKQNIEIINIIIETLQEMLPEGDERKKLVSKDLITYVEDRKGHDRRYAIAPDKIREEIGWEPETMFKEGIKLTIQWYFENEDWMKNVTSGDYQKYYADMYSGE; this is encoded by the coding sequence ATGAGGACTTATCTGGTAACAGGAGGAGCAGGTTTCATCGGCTCCAATTATATTCATTATATGTTCAAAAAGTACGGGGATGGTATACGAATTATCAATGTGGATGTACTCACTTATGCGGGTAATCCGGAGAATTTGAAAGAAGTGGAACGAAGAGACAATTATGAGTTCGTGAAAGCTGATATTTGTGATAAGGATGCCATTGCTAAGATATTTGCAGAGAATGATATCGACCGAGTGGTGCATTTCGCAGCAGAAAGCCACGTAGATAGAAGCATTCGCAATCCGGAAGTGTTCGTACAGACGAATGTACTTGGAACGGCTGTTATGTTGAACTGTGCGAAAAATGCATGGGAGCTTGAGGATGGTACTTTCAAACAGGATAAGAAGTTCCTGCATGTATCCACGGATGAAGTATATGGTTCCTTAGAGGAGGAAGGTGAATATTTCTACGAGACCACACCATATGATCCTCATAGTCCTTATTCCGCCAGCAAAGCAGGTTCCGATATGTTAGTGAGAGCTTATATGGATACCTATCGTTTCCCTGCTAATATTACGAACTGCTCGAATAACTATGGGCCTTATCAGTTCCCGGAGAAGTTAATTCCTTTGATTATCAATAATGCGTTGCAAGGTAAGACGTTGCCGGTATATGGAGACGGTAAGAATGTCAGAGACTGGTTGTACGTGGAAGACCATGCGAAGGCAATCGATATGGTACAGGAAAAGGGAAGACTGTTCGAAACTTACAATGTGGGCGGTCACAACGAAAAGCAGAACATTGAAATTATCAATATTATTATAGAGACGCTGCAGGAAATGCTTCCGGAAGGCGACGAAAGAAAGAAGTTAGTGAGTAAAGATTTAATTACTTATGTGGAAGATAGAAAAGGCCATGACAGAAGATATGCCATTGCCCCGGATAAGATTAGAGAAGAAATAGGCTGGGAGCCGGAGACGATGTTCAAAGAAGGTATTAAACTGACGATTCAGTGGTACTTCGAGAATGAGGATTGGATGAAGAACGTCACAAGCGGCGATTACCAGAAATACTATGCGGATATGTACAGCGGGGAATAA
- the rfbA gene encoding glucose-1-phosphate thymidylyltransferase RfbA has product MKGIILAGGSGTRLYPLTKAISKQIMPVYDKPMIYYPLSTLMLAGIREILIISTPRDVPVFEELFGTGEQLGLSISYAVQEQPRGLADAFIIGADFIGSDSVALVLGDNIFYGQSFSKVLREVAERGRGATIFGYYVRDPREYGVVEFDDNGKALSIEEKPENPKSNYAVPGLYFYDNDVVDIAQNVKPSARGEIEITSINNEYLRRGTLMVETLGRGFAWLDTGNHDSLLDAADFVSAFQKRQGLYISCIEEIAYKRGFITKEQLLKLAEPLMKTDYGKYMIEVANGL; this is encoded by the coding sequence ATGAAAGGAATTATTCTTGCAGGGGGAAGCGGAACGCGCCTTTATCCTCTGACGAAAGCAATTTCCAAACAGATTATGCCGGTATATGACAAACCGATGATTTATTATCCGTTATCGACGCTTATGTTGGCGGGAATCAGAGAGATCCTTATTATATCTACGCCTAGGGATGTTCCCGTTTTCGAAGAATTGTTCGGTACGGGTGAACAACTTGGACTTTCGATTTCCTATGCGGTTCAGGAGCAGCCGAGAGGGCTTGCGGATGCCTTTATTATCGGGGCAGATTTCATAGGAAGTGATAGCGTGGCTCTCGTGCTGGGAGACAACATCTTCTATGGTCAGAGTTTTTCTAAGGTGCTTCGTGAAGTAGCGGAGAGAGGAAGAGGAGCTACCATATTCGGTTATTATGTCCGTGATCCGAGAGAGTATGGCGTTGTTGAATTCGATGATAATGGAAAGGCCCTTTCCATCGAGGAAAAACCGGAGAACCCAAAGAGCAATTACGCGGTACCGGGTCTTTATTTTTATGATAATGACGTGGTAGACATTGCCCAAAATGTAAAACCTTCCGCAAGGGGAGAGATAGAAATAACAAGTATTAACAATGAATATCTGCGTAGGGGAACATTAATGGTGGAGACCTTAGGCAGAGGTTTTGCTTGGTTGGATACAGGCAATCATGATTCTTTGCTGGATGCGGCAGATTTCGTGTCCGCGTTTCAGAAAAGACAGGGACTTTACATTTCCTGTATTGAAGAGATTGCTTATAAGAGAGGATTTATTACGAAGGAACAGCTTCTTAAGTTGGCAGAACCGTTGATGAAAACGGACTATGGAAAATATATGATAGAGGTTGCAAATGGACTCTAG
- a CDS encoding glycoside hydrolase family 25 protein, producing MDSSLKRMTIFMVVIMFAVVAGTVFYANKDLFMGKESQETSAEIVQEEDQAGEAAASRIGSDSRAFLADETFFNPDKKPYSAIEKVNEKHLSLLMTSVEKNLRIQVVDNAGKLVTGETFCVVLNNDKEYLDEDQDGVIYIDHLRAGRYEVILKEVAGYRVPEAPSVIEVKQSVEYVVIDDISLLIFTEEDIDPTLEDLEVNGALDDADNSEITKMQASNANAKVGIDVSKWNGEIDWDKVKQAGVEYAIIRVGYRGATTGALIEDPYFTKNIKGAAKAGIPVGVYFFTQALNAVEAVEEASMVINMCKEYKITYPVFIDTEGAGGNGRADGLDVETRTQVCKAFAATVESAGYRAGVYGARNWFNEMLDMNVLRNYIIWLAEYRDVPVYQGYYHMWQYTSSGKVDGIEGKVDFNLSYLKIEPNALDEEEMNKAAALAGDSETSEDASAVDGEIVEPKPIGAENADW from the coding sequence ATGGACTCTAGTCTGAAGAGAATGACCATTTTTATGGTCGTGATAATGTTTGCGGTAGTAGCCGGTACGGTATTCTATGCGAACAAAGATTTATTTATGGGAAAAGAGAGCCAGGAGACATCGGCAGAAATTGTACAAGAAGAAGACCAGGCAGGGGAGGCTGCAGCCAGCCGGATTGGTTCGGACAGTCGCGCTTTTTTGGCAGATGAGACGTTCTTCAATCCGGATAAAAAGCCTTATTCAGCTATAGAAAAGGTAAATGAGAAGCATCTCTCCCTCCTTATGACTTCTGTGGAGAAGAATCTGCGCATTCAAGTGGTGGATAATGCGGGGAAGTTAGTGACGGGAGAGACATTCTGTGTGGTACTTAATAATGATAAAGAATATCTGGACGAGGATCAGGACGGCGTTATCTATATCGATCATCTGAGAGCGGGCAGATATGAAGTGATTCTGAAAGAAGTGGCAGGATATCGTGTACCGGAGGCACCATCCGTAATTGAAGTAAAACAGAGCGTGGAATATGTGGTAATTGATGATATTAGTCTGCTTATTTTTACGGAAGAGGATATTGATCCTACTTTGGAGGACCTGGAAGTGAACGGTGCTCTTGACGATGCGGATAACTCTGAAATTACGAAGATGCAGGCAAGTAATGCCAACGCTAAGGTGGGAATTGATGTTTCCAAATGGAATGGAGAAATCGATTGGGATAAGGTGAAGCAGGCAGGTGTGGAATATGCGATTATTCGTGTAGGCTACCGGGGGGCTACTACGGGAGCACTGATTGAGGATCCCTATTTTACGAAAAATATAAAGGGAGCTGCCAAGGCAGGAATTCCTGTCGGGGTTTATTTCTTCACCCAGGCATTGAATGCTGTGGAGGCCGTGGAAGAGGCCAGCATGGTCATTAATATGTGTAAAGAGTATAAGATTACCTATCCTGTGTTCATCGATACCGAAGGCGCCGGCGGTAACGGCCGGGCAGACGGATTGGATGTGGAGACAAGAACTCAGGTGTGTAAAGCTTTTGCGGCGACGGTGGAGAGTGCAGGGTATCGTGCGGGTGTGTACGGTGCTCGCAACTGGTTTAATGAGATGCTCGATATGAATGTGCTTAGAAACTATATTATCTGGCTGGCAGAATATCGTGATGTACCGGTTTATCAGGGGTATTATCATATGTGGCAATATACATCCAGTGGAAAAGTGGATGGTATTGAAGGGAAAGTAGATTTTAACTTGAGCTATTTGAAGATTGAACCGAATGCCTTAGACGAAGAAGAGATGAATAAAGCAGCCGCTTTAGCGGGCGATTCGGAGACTTCCGAAGATGCGTCGGCGGTGGATGGAGAAATCGTGGAGCCGAAGCCCATCGGCGCGGAAAATGCGGATTGGTAG
- the rfbC gene encoding dTDP-4-dehydrorhamnose 3,5-epimerase → MGKITVETCEIEGLKVITPKVFGDERGYFMETYHYEEFKEAGIDQIFVQDNQSASKKGVLRGLHFQKEFPQDKLVRVVNGEVFDVAVDLREGSETFGKWFGVVLSAENKKQFFIPKNFAHGFLVLSDYAEFAYKCTDFYHPNDEGGLLYNDPDIGIEWPIPEGMELIMSEKDMNWGGIAEFR, encoded by the coding sequence ATGGGAAAGATAACAGTAGAAACATGTGAAATAGAAGGTCTTAAAGTGATTACCCCTAAGGTATTCGGGGATGAAAGGGGATACTTCATGGAGACCTATCATTACGAGGAATTTAAGGAAGCAGGCATTGATCAGATATTCGTGCAGGATAATCAATCGGCATCGAAAAAGGGGGTGCTTCGCGGATTGCATTTTCAGAAGGAATTCCCTCAGGACAAGCTGGTAAGAGTGGTAAACGGTGAAGTCTTCGATGTGGCCGTGGACTTAAGAGAAGGAAGCGAGACCTTCGGAAAGTGGTTTGGCGTTGTACTATCTGCAGAGAATAAGAAACAATTTTTTATTCCTAAGAATTTTGCCCATGGTTTTCTTGTATTATCCGATTATGCGGAATTCGCTTACAAATGTACGGATTTCTACCATCCGAATGATGAGGGCGGGCTTCTTTATAACGATCCCGATATTGGGATAGAATGGCCTATTCCGGAAGGAATGGAGCTTATCATGTCCGAAAAAGATATGAACTGGGGCGGTATCGCAGAATTTAGGTAA
- a CDS encoding ABC transporter permease, translating to MKAVKKESDVRSGFKMNIKHIPKKAVMTAFYFLAFILAGIIVTHHNPLADQGTELMKKVMACILIVFTCVIFGIFYDRLVVLPKELLQNKKLIWKLAKNDFKKRYAGSYLGMIWAFVQPIVTVVMYWIVFDRVFNTRSQLVAGGIEVPYVLYLTAGLVPWFYFSEALTNGTTALMEYNYLVKKVVFKISILPIIKVIAATFIHAFFVVVLLLISIAYGYYPSIYTLQIFYYSFCEFVLVLAISYTTCAIVVFFRDLQQIIGIVLQIGMWATPILWDISMLSDKMKPLFKLNPMVYIVNGYRSAVYEQEWFFEHFYSSTYFWIFTITLFCIGSLIFKRLKVHFADVM from the coding sequence ATGAAAGCAGTAAAAAAAGAAAGCGATGTTAGAAGTGGTTTTAAAATGAATATAAAGCATATTCCCAAAAAGGCGGTGATGACCGCCTTCTATTTCCTTGCCTTCATTTTGGCAGGAATTATAGTGACACACCATAATCCATTGGCAGACCAGGGAACGGAGCTAATGAAAAAGGTAATGGCATGTATTCTTATCGTCTTTACCTGCGTGATATTCGGTATTTTTTACGATCGTCTCGTAGTATTGCCTAAGGAACTTTTGCAGAATAAGAAGCTGATCTGGAAGCTGGCAAAAAATGACTTTAAGAAGAGATATGCAGGCTCATATCTAGGTATGATATGGGCTTTTGTACAGCCAATCGTAACGGTTGTTATGTATTGGATCGTATTCGACCGCGTATTTAATACGAGAAGTCAGCTTGTGGCCGGAGGAATTGAAGTTCCATATGTGCTCTATCTTACGGCAGGTCTGGTACCGTGGTTTTACTTCTCGGAAGCGCTGACAAATGGAACGACGGCGCTGATGGAATACAATTATCTGGTAAAAAAGGTAGTATTTAAAATTAGTATTCTGCCTATTATCAAGGTGATAGCGGCTACCTTTATACATGCATTTTTTGTAGTGGTCTTATTACTTATTTCAATTGCTTACGGCTATTATCCGAGCATATATACATTACAAATTTTTTATTACAGCTTCTGCGAATTCGTGTTGGTGTTGGCTATTAGTTATACGACATGCGCGATTGTCGTTTTCTTCAGGGATTTACAACAAATTATCGGTATTGTTCTTCAAATTGGAATGTGGGCTACACCGATTTTATGGGATATTTCTATGTTGAGCGATAAGATGAAGCCTTTATTTAAGTTGAATCCGATGGTTTATATTGTGAACGGCTACCGAAGTGCAGTGTATGAGCAGGAATGGTTTTTTGAACATTTCTATTCTTCCACTTACTTCTGGATATTTACCATTACATTATTCTGTATCGGGTCCTTGATCTTCAAGAGATTGAAGGTCCATTTTGCGGATGTAATGTAA